In a single window of the Candidatus Neomarinimicrobiota bacterium genome:
- a CDS encoding homoserine dehydrogenase: MLSNTGSARKHLIALVGFGTVAQGLCKILLEKRDLLKREHQFEFEVVAVSTRSRGTMFHPAGLSLSYLNYLSQNDTPFVENVRDWDAEDMIRESNATVVIELSHTNLVDAEPALTHCRTAFKTGKHIISGNKGPAALAYPEMKGLARKRGCAFLNEATVLSGTPAFSFFHNTLKGNQVRGMRGILNGTTNFMLHEMEGGSSYDDALQQADKLGYLEADPSADIEGYDAQAKLAILASELFDLTIDLGDIKREGISAITQVHIEEARRHGKRWKLVATLSVGDDKIVAQVRPEKLAISDPLAQVNGLLNAITFSTDLLGDVTITGPGAGGVETGYAVLSDLLTLNAGAFS; this comes from the coding sequence ATGCTATCTAACACGGGATCTGCCCGGAAACACCTGATCGCCCTGGTGGGTTTTGGAACCGTGGCTCAGGGGCTGTGTAAGATTCTGCTTGAGAAACGTGATCTCCTGAAGCGAGAGCATCAATTCGAGTTTGAGGTTGTCGCTGTAAGTACCCGTAGCCGTGGAACCATGTTCCACCCGGCAGGCCTATCACTTTCCTATCTCAATTATCTCAGTCAGAACGACACACCCTTTGTCGAAAATGTTAGAGATTGGGATGCTGAAGACATGATACGTGAGTCCAACGCCACCGTGGTAATAGAGCTCTCCCACACCAATCTGGTTGATGCTGAACCTGCTCTGACCCATTGTCGAACCGCATTCAAAACAGGCAAACACATCATCTCTGGAAATAAGGGACCTGCGGCACTGGCCTACCCGGAAATGAAAGGCCTGGCCAGAAAACGTGGCTGTGCTTTTCTCAATGAAGCCACAGTTCTTAGCGGAACACCAGCCTTCAGTTTTTTCCACAACACGCTTAAAGGAAACCAGGTTCGTGGTATGAGGGGGATTTTAAACGGAACCACAAACTTTATGCTGCATGAGATGGAGGGCGGATCCAGTTATGATGACGCACTTCAACAGGCTGATAAGCTGGGATATCTTGAAGCAGACCCCTCGGCTGATATAGAGGGTTATGATGCCCAGGCTAAGCTGGCTATTCTGGCCAGCGAACTTTTTGATCTAACCATTGATCTGGGAGATATAAAGCGGGAAGGAATTTCTGCAATCACTCAGGTCCACATTGAAGAAGCTCGTCGTCATGGCAAGCGTTGGAAACTGGTTGCCACCCTTTCAGTGGGAGATGACAAAATCGTTGCTCAAGTTAGGCCGGAGAAACTGGCGATTTCAGACCCCCTCGCCCAGGTGAATGGTTTGCTGAATGCCATTACTTTTTCCACAGATCTTCTTGGAGATGTAACTATTACGGGGCCCGGAGCTGGTGGTGTAGAAACCGGTTATGCCGTGCTATCCGACCTTCTAACATTAAACGCAGGAGCGTTCTCATGA
- a CDS encoding PLP-dependent transferase — MSLTLKNKGINTQVTHAGENPDTTHGSVGIPIYQTSTFKFRDADHGARLFGGEEKGYIYTRIGNPTTNAFEEAVALLEHGVGGIATASGMAAVCGIYMTYLGAGAHMVGTDAMYGSSRMVVENDFSRFGVEGDFVDTSDLEIVRRAMKSNTSLLYIETPANPTIKLTDIEACADIAHEHGALLVVDNTFMSPILQNPLDLGADVVLHSITKYINGHTDVVGGVIITKTQENFDRIKSVINATGGTMDPHQSWLVLRGMRTLSLRVQRGEENAQKLADYLEAHPKIEWVRYPGLKSHPQHDLAKRQMKGFGSMISFEVKGGVEAGKTVLNGVTIPQLAVSLGGYESLIQHPASMTHANIPEKERVAAGITDGLVRFAIGTEDIEDLQADLEQALALI, encoded by the coding sequence ATGAGTCTTACCCTAAAGAACAAAGGCATCAATACCCAGGTTACCCATGCCGGTGAAAATCCTGATACTACTCATGGTAGTGTTGGAATACCAATCTATCAGACTTCAACTTTCAAATTCCGGGATGCTGACCATGGTGCTCGCCTGTTTGGTGGCGAAGAGAAGGGTTACATCTATACCCGTATTGGTAATCCTACAACCAACGCCTTTGAGGAGGCTGTAGCCTTACTTGAGCACGGGGTTGGCGGTATCGCAACCGCATCGGGTATGGCAGCAGTCTGTGGTATTTATATGACCTATCTGGGGGCCGGTGCCCATATGGTAGGAACAGATGCCATGTATGGTTCTTCCAGAATGGTTGTGGAAAATGACTTCAGCCGCTTTGGTGTGGAGGGCGATTTTGTGGATACGTCAGACCTGGAAATAGTTCGACGCGCCATGAAATCAAATACATCTCTGCTATATATTGAAACACCTGCCAATCCAACCATAAAACTAACAGATATTGAAGCCTGCGCTGACATTGCTCATGAACACGGAGCCCTGCTGGTTGTTGATAACACCTTTATGAGTCCCATCCTTCAGAACCCACTAGATCTGGGGGCTGATGTGGTTCTACATAGCATCACCAAATATATAAATGGGCATACAGATGTTGTGGGTGGGGTGATTATTACTAAAACTCAGGAAAATTTTGATCGTATAAAATCTGTGATCAATGCTACTGGCGGAACCATGGATCCCCATCAGAGCTGGCTGGTGCTGCGGGGCATGAGAACCCTCTCACTGCGAGTTCAGAGAGGTGAAGAAAATGCCCAGAAACTGGCTGATTATCTGGAAGCCCATCCCAAGATCGAATGGGTGCGTTACCCCGGCTTGAAATCTCACCCCCAGCATGATCTCGCCAAGCGACAAATGAAGGGTTTTGGATCCATGATCAGCTTCGAGGTTAAAGGTGGTGTTGAAGCGGGAAAAACCGTTTTAAACGGCGTGACCATCCCTCAGCTGGCTGTGTCTCTGGGTGGTTATGAATCACTCATCCAGCACCCCGCTTCCATGACGCATGCAAATATCCCAGAGAAGGAACGCGTGGCCGCCGGAATTACAGATGGATTGGTTCGCTTTGCCATCGGAACTGAAGATATAGAGGATTTACAAGCCGATCTGGAGCAAGCCCTGGCACTAATCTAA
- a CDS encoding N-acetylmuramoyl-L-alanine amidase — protein sequence MRQNITLITLALLVLSACTGPQYMVLEDQPLAGINITIDPGHGDTQAYDSFRIGQTGEREEWINLRVAKMLSRKLSLAGANVLMTRTKDRDVSLGGRAAMAREHGSDLFVSIHHNGSQNDPSIDLPIVYFFGSADLNPASVDFAKILIDSMRAEMTFHQQQDGAVYSDHLIYSSGTSVLRNTINDMPGVIGEAGFFTNPAGEGRLKSKAYNKLEAEIYYKAILEYFNRGTPFATCLLPDSIKFIDLSRPIEFELDDGFGNTFFEENSFKVLQEGVQIQSNWDSNSSILTATPEASPEKSVSFQVFARNLQGNAMHPIPFTFLTAAGYEWYSLEKWFEAFESAEILKRQIDAQNMEKPESQMAQIDEALHLYQLSLELQPVHPRARIAEEKILWLLQKKQDLSNDDLSEAIEAQQNRLKNYYPE from the coding sequence ATGCGCCAAAATATTACTCTTATCACCCTTGCCTTGCTTGTGCTCTCAGCATGTACCGGTCCGCAGTATATGGTTTTGGAAGATCAACCCCTGGCAGGCATCAACATCACTATTGATCCCGGTCATGGAGATACGCAGGCCTATGATTCCTTTCGAATTGGTCAAACTGGAGAGCGTGAAGAGTGGATTAACCTCAGAGTTGCCAAAATGCTTAGCAGAAAACTCTCTCTGGCTGGCGCCAATGTGCTCATGACCCGCACCAAAGATCGGGATGTGAGCCTGGGTGGCAGGGCCGCCATGGCCAGGGAGCATGGAAGTGATCTGTTTGTTTCCATCCACCACAATGGATCACAAAATGACCCCTCCATCGACCTGCCCATTGTCTACTTTTTTGGATCAGCTGATTTGAATCCAGCGTCAGTTGATTTTGCAAAAATTCTCATTGATAGCATGCGCGCTGAAATGACCTTCCATCAACAGCAGGATGGCGCAGTATACAGTGATCATCTTATCTACAGCTCTGGAACATCGGTGTTGAGAAACACCATTAATGATATGCCTGGTGTCATTGGGGAGGCTGGCTTTTTTACCAATCCCGCCGGGGAAGGACGACTTAAATCAAAGGCCTACAATAAACTGGAAGCTGAGATTTATTACAAGGCTATCCTGGAGTATTTTAATCGAGGGACACCCTTCGCCACCTGTCTACTGCCTGATTCGATCAAATTTATTGACTTGAGCCGACCCATTGAATTCGAACTTGATGATGGCTTTGGCAACACCTTTTTTGAAGAAAACAGCTTCAAGGTTTTACAGGAGGGGGTACAAATTCAATCCAACTGGGATTCCAATTCAAGTATTCTCACGGCAACACCAGAAGCCTCTCCTGAAAAGAGTGTTTCCTTCCAGGTTTTTGCCCGAAATCTGCAGGGGAATGCCATGCATCCCATCCCTTTTACCTTTTTGACTGCAGCAGGATATGAGTGGTATTCCCTTGAAAAATGGTTTGAAGCATTTGAGAGTGCTGAGATACTTAAACGTCAGATTGATGCGCAAAACATGGAAAAACCTGAAAGTCAAATGGCCCAAATTGATGAAGCGCTGCATCTCTATCAATTAAGCCTGGAACTTCAACCGGTTCATCCTCGAGCCCGGATTGCCGAAGAGAAAATCCTCTGGCTCCTCCAAAAAAAGCAAGACTTGTCCAATGATGACTTGAGTGAAGCGATTGAAGCTCAACAGAATAGATTGAAGAATTATTACCCGGAGTAA
- a CDS encoding AraC family transcriptional regulator encodes MMSNQANQRAEYTARINRVMDHIDRNLDQELTLEELARVANFSRFHFHRIFKAMVGESLNQFIQRIRLEKAASQLTETNQKPITNIALDCGFSSSAAFARAFKLRFDMSASEWRDGEHAHRSKNGKTNRKERQLLGNHWKSLTSQSEYSRGDWLMEMDPSARTLKWSKIMIEMKDVTVEVKTFPEMHVAYVRHIGPYAGDSALFQSLFGKLMHWAGPRGLMSNPKTKVLTVYHDDPNVTDEDKLRTSACITVPADMAVDGEIGKMRLDPGDYAVGHFEINEDEYSEAWNHLMGGWLPQSGYQPDDRTCFEINLNDPDKHPENKHIVDICIPVKPL; translated from the coding sequence ATGATGAGCAATCAGGCAAATCAAAGGGCTGAATATACCGCCCGCATCAATCGCGTTATGGATCATATTGATCGCAATCTGGATCAGGAATTGACGCTTGAGGAATTGGCAAGGGTTGCCAACTTTTCCAGGTTTCATTTCCACCGAATTTTTAAGGCTATGGTGGGAGAATCCTTAAATCAGTTTATTCAACGTATTCGTCTTGAAAAGGCAGCGTCTCAACTCACTGAGACTAACCAGAAACCTATCACTAACATTGCTTTGGATTGTGGATTTTCAAGTTCCGCAGCTTTTGCCAGAGCCTTTAAACTGCGATTTGACATGAGTGCCAGCGAATGGCGCGATGGTGAACATGCCCATCGTAGCAAGAATGGTAAAACGAATCGCAAAGAACGTCAACTACTTGGCAATCATTGGAAATCTTTAACCTCCCAATCAGAGTACTCTAGGGGTGATTGGTTGATGGAGATGGATCCATCAGCTCGAACCCTAAAATGGAGTAAAATAATGATTGAGATGAAAGACGTCACAGTTGAAGTCAAAACTTTTCCTGAAATGCATGTTGCTTATGTGCGCCACATAGGGCCCTATGCAGGAGATTCAGCTCTTTTTCAAAGTCTATTCGGAAAATTGATGCACTGGGCGGGTCCTCGTGGATTGATGAGCAACCCGAAAACAAAAGTGCTTACTGTTTACCATGATGATCCAAATGTCACCGATGAGGACAAGCTGCGGACCAGTGCTTGCATCACCGTTCCGGCAGACATGGCGGTAGACGGTGAAATCGGAAAGATGAGGCTCGATCCCGGCGACTATGCTGTTGGACATTTTGAGATCAATGAGGATGAGTATAGTGAAGCCTGGAATCACCTCATGGGTGGCTGGCTACCCCAAAGCGGTTATCAACCGGATGATCGAACCTGTTTTGAGATCAATCTTAATGATCCTGACAAGCACCCGGAGAACAAGCATATCGTAGATATCTGTATCCCTGTAAAACCACTTTAG
- a CDS encoding arsenate reductase ArsC, giving the protein MKKKILFLCTGNSCRSQIGEGLMRHMAGDKYDVFSAGVEPSRLHPMSILVMNEIGIDISQQSSDDVNDYLKSGIDIVISVCDHAAQTCPSFPGDVERIHWSLIDPFHGWDVDESKLPDYRNTRDDLKQRIQGFLSSQI; this is encoded by the coding sequence ATGAAGAAAAAAATTCTCTTTTTATGTACAGGAAATTCCTGTCGTTCACAAATTGGTGAAGGATTGATGCGCCACATGGCCGGTGATAAATATGATGTCTTTTCGGCTGGTGTGGAACCAAGCCGCCTCCATCCCATGTCAATTCTGGTCATGAATGAAATCGGTATAGATATCAGTCAGCAGAGCTCGGATGATGTGAATGATTATCTGAAGTCCGGAATAGACATTGTCATTTCAGTTTGTGACCACGCGGCCCAGACCTGTCCCTCTTTTCCAGGAGATGTGGAGCGGATACATTGGAGTCTTATAGATCCTTTTCATGGTTGGGATGTGGATGAATCCAAACTTCCTGATTACCGCAATACCAGAGATGACTTGAAACAACGGATTCAGGGTTTTTTGTCAAGCCAGATATAA
- a CDS encoding Lrp/AsnC family transcriptional regulator codes for MGLDKIDRQILDILQENGRISNAELARQINMSPPPTLERVKKLERNGIIQNYVALTNPAKLGLNCFTYVEVTLVRHGREGVERFMKSITALDEVMECHHITGGADFLLKVASRDIPDYENFVLHKLTALPEVQHLKTMVVLSTLKLETKIPTDIKDPRSE; via the coding sequence ATGGGTTTAGATAAAATTGACAGACAAATTTTGGACATTTTACAGGAAAATGGTCGCATCTCCAATGCCGAGTTAGCACGACAGATAAACATGTCCCCGCCACCCACTCTGGAACGTGTGAAAAAATTAGAACGCAATGGGATTATACAAAACTATGTAGCACTGACCAATCCTGCCAAGCTAGGACTGAATTGCTTCACTTATGTTGAAGTCACTCTGGTACGTCATGGTCGCGAAGGGGTTGAACGATTCATGAAATCCATCACCGCTCTGGATGAAGTCATGGAATGTCACCACATTACCGGTGGCGCTGACTTTCTGCTCAAAGTGGCCAGTCGGGACATCCCTGATTATGAAAATTTTGTTCTCCATAAGCTGACCGCCCTGCCAGAGGTCCAGCATCTAAAAACCATGGTGGTTCTCTCCACCCTGAAACTTGAGACAAAAATACCAACTGATATAAAAGACCCCCGGTCTGAATAG
- a CDS encoding PhoH family protein, giving the protein MKKTLVLDTNVILHDSDCIYHFEDNDIVLPMAVLEELDHFKKGNDVLNYHARAFVRAIDKLSTENMFEKGVKLGAKQGVFRVEINSTSEDLAGVFAEDITDHRILYTAYELAKAQKQRVVLVSKDVNLRMKAKALGMEAQDYFTDKVASVDELYTGKSIQEHVDSEVIDTLYKTPFEMPFDQTGIEETPAPWHHYILKNDQKSALAVYNPNQDLLQRLDKRAAHGIIPRNAEQLFALDVLTNDEIPLVSITGKAGTGKTLLALAAAMEKKRSYRQIYIARPIVPLSNKDIGFLPGDIKSKIDPYLQPLWDNLKVIQNQYLNDNSEFEKINKLVEDEKIVIAPLTYIRGRSLQKIFFIVDEAQNLTPHEIKTIITRAGEGTKVVFTGDIFQIDHPFLDSQSNGLSYLIDRFKGQRLYAHMNLEKGERSALAELASNLL; this is encoded by the coding sequence ATGAAAAAGACGCTCGTTCTGGATACCAATGTCATTCTCCATGACAGTGACTGCATCTACCATTTTGAAGACAACGATATTGTGTTACCCATGGCAGTATTGGAAGAGCTGGATCATTTCAAGAAGGGCAATGACGTTCTGAATTATCATGCCCGGGCCTTTGTGCGTGCCATTGATAAACTGTCCACTGAAAATATGTTTGAAAAAGGGGTCAAGCTGGGAGCCAAACAGGGGGTTTTCAGGGTGGAAATAAATTCAACCAGTGAAGATTTGGCTGGTGTTTTTGCCGAAGATATTACTGACCATCGGATTCTTTATACTGCCTATGAGCTGGCCAAGGCTCAAAAACAAAGGGTGGTCCTGGTGAGTAAGGATGTAAACCTGCGCATGAAAGCCAAAGCCTTGGGAATGGAGGCCCAGGACTACTTTACAGACAAGGTGGCCAGTGTTGATGAACTCTATACCGGGAAATCAATCCAGGAGCATGTGGACTCTGAAGTAATCGATACGCTTTATAAGACTCCCTTTGAGATGCCCTTTGACCAGACGGGAATTGAAGAAACACCAGCCCCATGGCATCATTATATCCTAAAAAATGATCAAAAGTCAGCGCTGGCTGTTTACAATCCCAATCAGGATCTCCTGCAACGCCTGGATAAACGTGCTGCCCATGGCATCATCCCTCGCAACGCCGAGCAGTTATTTGCCCTGGATGTGTTGACCAATGATGAGATTCCCCTGGTATCCATTACGGGGAAGGCTGGTACAGGTAAAACACTGCTGGCCCTGGCCGCCGCCATGGAAAAAAAGCGCTCGTATCGCCAGATTTATATCGCCCGACCTATTGTTCCTCTGAGTAACAAGGATATTGGCTTTTTACCTGGTGATATTAAGTCAAAAATTGATCCTTACCTGCAACCGCTCTGGGACAATCTGAAGGTCATTCAGAATCAGTATCTAAATGACAATTCTGAGTTTGAGAAAATCAACAAGCTGGTAGAGGATGAGAAGATCGTTATTGCTCCACTTACGTATATCCGGGGGCGTAGCTTACAGAAAATTTTCTTTATCGTCGATGAAGCTCAGAACCTCACACCCCACGAAATAAAGACCATCATCACCCGTGCTGGCGAAGGAACAAAAGTTGTTTTCACCGGCGATATTTTTCAGATTGACCACCCCTTCCTGGATAGTCAATCCAATGGCCTCTCCTATCTCATTGACCGTTTCAAGGGGCAGCGTTTGTATGCCCACATGAATCTTGAGAAGGGAGAACGTTCTGCACTTGCCGAGTTGGCATCGAATTTATTATGA
- a CDS encoding methylated-DNA--[protein]-cysteine S-methyltransferase, with protein sequence MIIHYAPVDSPLGRFFLAQHENELCCLSLGVGAKEKLFSYIKKVFPTAELKTSKPILKETIQQLSEYFSGVRTDFDMKLFLSGTEFQKQVWKSLMEIPYGKTISYGALATSLNSPGSMRAVGAANGQNPIPIIIPCHRVIASDGSLGGYTGGLGIKRKLLDLEQQKYTPTLF encoded by the coding sequence ATGATTATTCACTATGCTCCAGTAGATTCCCCCTTGGGACGTTTCTTTCTGGCCCAACACGAAAACGAACTGTGTTGTTTGAGCCTGGGTGTGGGAGCTAAAGAAAAACTCTTTTCCTATATTAAAAAAGTCTTCCCCACTGCAGAACTCAAAACCTCCAAACCGATACTAAAAGAAACAATTCAGCAACTCTCTGAGTATTTCTCAGGGGTGCGTACCGATTTTGACATGAAGCTGTTTTTGTCTGGGACAGAATTCCAAAAGCAGGTTTGGAAGAGTCTCATGGAGATTCCCTACGGTAAAACCATCTCATATGGAGCTCTTGCCACCTCTCTTAATTCACCAGGCAGCATGCGGGCTGTAGGGGCAGCCAATGGTCAGAATCCAATTCCCATCATCATCCCCTGTCACCGGGTTATTGCATCAGATGGGTCATTGGGTGGATACACGGGTGGATTGGGGATCAAAAGGAAGCTCCTGGATCTGGAGCAACAGAAGTACACACCGACCTTGTTTTGA
- a CDS encoding ATP-grasp domain-containing protein, with amino-acid sequence MFLIDAPFVSDYLKQTLQNIKIPVIQTAYAAKALEGYTINFISELEAIQAYDRNRKIEFYTNSENALDWILTQFPSSGLARTVAQVKDKVRFRDVLSEIHPSYYYKGCPYSELEQIDPESIPFPVILKPSIGFFSLGVQRVDDKTEWMNTLATLDSLTNSYEGIYPTGVLDNTIFIMEAVIPGDEFAVDCYFDDQGQVVILNMMKHLFASGDDVNDRVYITSSAIVEQYLSPIQIYLNKLGSLFNLMNFQAHIEIRIDHDEIAAIEINPLRFGGWCSTADLAQYAWGMNIYEALITKTLPDWTQLIQRDPSEVFALVVLNNSTGVPGKEIASFDYEGLLEKVQNPLELRKTDFSKFPLFGFLMCQVPASDVSELERLLHSDLSEFVTLYSG; translated from the coding sequence TACAATAAATTTTATCTCTGAGCTTGAGGCAATCCAGGCTTATGATAGGAATAGGAAGATTGAGTTTTATACCAATTCTGAAAACGCTTTGGATTGGATTCTTACTCAATTTCCATCAAGTGGACTTGCACGGACTGTGGCACAGGTGAAGGATAAGGTGCGCTTCCGGGATGTTTTGTCAGAGATTCATCCAAGCTATTATTATAAGGGGTGCCCATATTCAGAGCTGGAGCAAATTGATCCAGAATCAATTCCATTTCCTGTCATCCTGAAACCATCGATTGGCTTTTTTAGTTTAGGCGTTCAAAGAGTAGATGATAAGACAGAGTGGATGAATACGCTGGCTACACTGGATTCGCTGACCAACAGCTATGAGGGTATTTACCCCACAGGGGTTCTGGACAACACTATTTTTATTATGGAAGCAGTAATACCCGGGGATGAATTTGCAGTTGACTGCTATTTCGATGACCAGGGTCAGGTTGTCATTTTGAATATGATGAAACACCTGTTTGCCTCTGGTGACGATGTGAATGATCGAGTATATATCACATCATCAGCCATTGTAGAGCAATATCTGTCTCCCATTCAGATTTATCTGAATAAGCTGGGATCGCTATTTAACCTGATGAATTTCCAGGCACATATTGAAATTAGAATTGACCACGACGAAATCGCAGCCATCGAGATAAACCCACTGCGTTTTGGAGGGTGGTGTTCTACTGCGGATCTGGCTCAGTATGCCTGGGGCATGAATATCTACGAGGCTTTGATCACCAAAACATTACCCGATTGGACCCAGCTGATCCAGCGAGATCCATCAGAGGTGTTTGCGCTTGTTGTGCTAAACAATAGTACGGGGGTACCGGGCAAGGAGATTGCCAGTTTTGATTATGAGGGGTTGCTAGAAAAAGTCCAGAATCCATTGGAACTGCGCAAGACAGACTTTAGCAAATTCCCCTTGTTTGGCTTTCTCATGTGCCAGGTTCCAGCAAGTGATGTTTCTGAATTGGAAAGACTGCTCCACTCAGACCTGAGCGAGTTTGTCACACTTTACTCCGGGTAA